A segment of the Bactrocera neohumeralis isolate Rockhampton chromosome 3, APGP_CSIRO_Bneo_wtdbg2-racon-allhic-juicebox.fasta_v2, whole genome shotgun sequence genome:
ACCAATGGCAACAGTCACCTTTACACCCTTTTTACGGAAGGCCACAACTCGTTCATAGAACTTATTGTCCAAATCGGCCCAAGAGTCATGTGGCTGTATGGTAAGCGTTTCGCGATTGAGCACCGCGAATCCATAGACAATGTGTGTACAAAGATCGGGGTCAATGTCTTCGGGTAAAAATTTGCCACCATTCTGACGATACCAGGCCCAATTAGTGAAATAGCAGACAACTTTGAATTCGGAAGGCGAAGCTTCATTCTCGATGCCTGTACCGGTGTTCGTACCCTCACCCGTTTCTGTAGCTATGCCAGTGCCCGTTTCTTCGATAGACTCCACTTCTTCCACATCACCATTGGGATCAATGACATTTTCTACGGCTAAGCCGGTCTCTATATCTTCTGGTATGATGGAACTTTCAATGCTATTTACATCCTCACCCGACTCTGCTTCCACAGTGGGTGTAATTGGTTCATTTGCACTAAGGCCAGCTAAAAATACATTTGTGTATCAGTCATGTACTCCCTTTGAATTCAGCGTAATGCATACTCACGCAATTCTTCATAATCCTTTGGTGGATCTTTTAACACATCGTGTATTTGTGTGAGCAGTGGATGTACACCATCTCCACAACGATTGCGGAAATCGTCCAAGTCCAAGGCCCATACCATACCACCTCCCAAATCCAAAGCTCGTACCAGTTGAGACTTTTTGCGAATCATAGCGGGGTCGTCGAATGACACCCACTGTGTGCCTTTACGTGCATAAGGTCCCATACGTCCTTGTTCATCCTGTATTACTTCCCAGCCATCATTCTTAATGCGATCGCAAATCTTATAAAGAGAACGTTTACTACTTATATATCTCCGATCATTTAGTTTAACGATTTCATACCTCATAGTAGGCCAAAAAACCTGCCGCACGTGTAAACTCGCCTGCCTTGCCAGGACCAGGTGCTTTGGCATTGAGACCGTTGAAGTTCGCATTTTCAAGCGTGAAAGACTGACCGTATAGCGGCATGCCCATAACAATTTTGCGTGAGGGAGCGCCCTTTTCAATCCAATAATTCAGAGAGAAATTCTGGAAAAGAACAATAAGGATGAGTGGAGATTGGAGGCtcgaaaaatgtcaaaataaatatgtatcacTTACGGCGTTGAAATAGTCGATATCATCTTCGGGATGGTAGAACAGTGGTGCAACATGTCCAGTCTTTTTATCCCATTGACCATGGAAGTCATAGGTCATTACAGCAATCCAATCAAAGTAAGTAGATAACTGCGGTACATCGTAACCTGCATCTATAATCTTCTTGCTGGGCGAAACCGCGGTTGAGAGCAATAAGCCACGTGGCTTGAACTCCTCCGAGAGCTCGCGCACCAAAGCGGTAAATGCTTCCTTTTCATCTGGCACACCCTTGCTGCAATCCGTCTGCCAGCACACAGGGTATTCCCAATCCAGATCGAGACCTTCAAAACCATACTTTTCCAGGAACTCAACGGCATGCTTGACGAAACGCGCCCTAGCAGCGGGGTTACGAACGAGTCTACTGTATTTGTCACCTTGTGAATCATTCCAACCACCCAAGGCGAGACTCACCTTCACACCCTTGCTGCGCAAACCACTGACGCGTGTATAGAAGTTGTTATCGATATCTGCCCAGGAATCGTGTGTACGTAGCACAAGGTTGGAATAATCCAGCACAGCAAAGCCATAAACAATGTGCGTACACAAGTCTGTATTGATGTCATCTGGGGTATAACGTCCCGCACCCTTGCGGTACCAAGCCCAATTAGTGAAGTAGCAGACCACCTTATAGTAACCATCTAGGGGTGCCAGTTCTGGCTTATCAGTTGGGTATGTGGGACGTGGTGcacgcgttgttgttgttgttgtggttggtGCGGGGCGCTTTGTAGGTTTTGGTTTCACTACTGCCGGGCTTCCTTGCGCAATTTCATTTTCGCCATGTTCGGAGCTCCCAACTTCGCTTACACCGTAACCACTCTCGTCTTGGGTACACTTAGCTGATAAAGGCCAATCGCAGGTGCTTAATGCCTCATTGAAGTGAAGACCTGGTCCACAATCACCACCCTGCAAACGATTCCACAAACAGAAGAGGAATTTGGAGCAGTCGCCCGGGTAGGCTACACGTTCTTCACCGTCACAAGGATCGTTGGGGTTAGAGTTTCGCAGTGCAAGTAGATTGCCGGAACGTAGCGCTTGTGACTTCACACGACGTAAGTACTGTCTGGTAGTAACGCACTGTACATTTTCGGGCCAATCGCAAATCTGTTTTATACCATCCCAGTGTAGGTCACCACCGCAAGAGTTCGGCACCAAAGCACCATTCACACAAATATAGTACTGATCGCATTTTTTATGGGTGTAGTACTCTCCCTCATTGCACTTGGCGCTTGGACGTTGTGGTTTAGCAGGTCGTTGAGGCTTACGTGTTGGTTTACGTGATGGTTTACGGGATGGTTTTGCAGTTGGTTTCTTGGATGGTTTGCTTGAAGTTGCGGGTGCATCTGTAGTTGGGGAAATAGTAGTGGGATGACGTGTCGTTTTCTTGCTAACACTCGTGGAGGCAGGTTTGATGGTAGTACGACGTGTGGGTGGGCGATTAGTTGTGCCCGGCGATTTTGTGGGACGTGTGGTAACTGAGTTAGAAGTTGCAACGGGTTTGTTTTTCACAGAACACTGCGCAGCCTCAGGCCAGTCACAATTTTTGCTCTGATCATTCCAATGCAAGCCACCAGGGCAGAATTGTTGATGGAGTTCACCAACAGCGATGCACTGATAGTAGGCATTACAGTTAGAGCGATCTGCATAGAATTTTCCGGGCTGACAGTTCGATGCTTGCACAACTGGACGCACGACGGCTGGAGAAGGAATTGTCGTATGTTCAGGGCGATTAGGACGACGCGTGGTTGTTGGACGtctggtggttgttgttgtggtagttGTAGTGGTTCTTCTGGTCGTGGTCGGTCTAGGTGTGGTGGACGTAGTTGTTGGCGTCCACCAAGGTGTGGTCGAAGTGGAACTGCTTGTTGGCCACCACGTTGTCGGTGCAGTCGGTGATGTGTGGTCATGTTGCTGAGAAGTCGTGCTACTTACCGAGCCATCACTACTCACAGTGGTCATTACAGGCGGTATAGGTGTAACTGGCGCTACTGGTCGGTCACAATTTCCACGATGTGGTGGCTCGGTGTTGAGCAATCCTAAGGCGCGATTAATTGCTTTGAGTAATGGGAAGGCTTCACTGCAGCAACGATTTTGGAAATCATCCAAATCGACAGTCCACGCAGCAACGCCACCAAAGTCATTATTTGCCGCATAACGTGCTTTTGCCTCCACAGAAGCAGGATCTTCATAGCCGACCCATTGGTTTCGCAACATTGCGAAGGGACCCGATTTGCGCTCGCCATCACGTCCCTCCAGCCATTTGTCTTTGCGTATGCGATGACAGATCTCGTAGTAGGCCAGCATACCTGGCTGTTTGGTGAATTCACCAGGTTCACCTGGTGCCGAAGAGGCTATACCTTCGCCTACTAAAGTGCTGCTCGCGCGATCAAGCGTAAATGATTGTCCATAAAATGGAATGCCCATAATAAGCTTTTCTCGTTTGGCGCCAGATTTAATCAACAGTTGCATGGCGTAATCAGTGTTGTATTGCGGATAACGATCGCCTTGGCGTCCATAGAGCGGACTAACATGACCCGTGCGTCCTTCCCAAGCGCCATGATAGTCATAAGTCATTACGGTCATAAAATCAACCAGCTTCGATAGTTCGGCTAGTTCGTAGGCTTCAGTGATGATTTCCTTGTAACCAGATAGAGCAACGCCGAGTTGTAGCTTCTTGTCAACACGGTCGAATTCATTACGTATTTCGCGTATTAATTTGGTCAAATTGGGTTTATCGCTTGCCGGACCTTTCGAACAATCGCTTTGCCAACATTTCGGATAATTCCAATCCAAATGCAGACCGGCGAAACCATTGCGTTTTAGGAAACCAACTAAATTGGAGGCAAAAACTTTACGTTTTATCTCATCGCCCGCAAGTCGGGAATATTTATCTCCGGCAGAATCAGTCCAACCACCCAAAGCGATCAGAACGGGTACACCCGATTGCACTGCACGATTGTAATATTGATTCTCTACATCCACCCATGGATCGAACTCTTTTATTGTCAGATGATCTGGATCCAGAGCGGCAAAAGAATAAATAATGGCCGTACACAAGCTGCTGTCGAGATTTTCCGGGACAAATTTGCCATCTGCTTTACGGTAGAAAGCCCAATTCGTTATGTGACATAACACCTTCGGAGAACTGTTGTAATTTTTACGTGCTGGTGGTGCAGATTTAAGATGCGTCGGCGCACCATAATATTCACCAATGTCGCCATTTTGACTATGTGTCAGCGCACCATAGCCGAATTGCTCGCGTAGCAGCTCCACGTCGTCTTGTTGATCGAAGTGCTCCACCTCAACGTCCTTCAACAGCTGTTGATAGGGTGAACCTGCGCGATATGGTTGTGGCAAATACTTGTCATCCAGTGCGGGCGCTACAAAGGCAGCATATTTGTCCGAAACCATCCAGGGATCGGGCGCGTCAAAGACTTCTGTATTGCCATTCACATCCACAAAGATTGTGTCCTGCAATTTCTGCGGCTTAGTCTCTGTAGCGGTGGTGCTGCGCACTAAATCGGCATTCAAAACAAGCTCTGAATCCTCATTTTCATCTTCTTCCTCTTCTATTGGTAGCGACTCGACGGAGTCACGTATAAACGAACGCACGCCGAAGGAATCGCTTAATTCGCTAAGTTTACGTAAATTCACCGATGGCACGCTTTCTACAGCGCTGCGCAGCGGCAAGAAGACATCGCCAAAAGAAGGACGCATGCTGAATCTGCTAAGCGCCTGTATAGCCTGATCCTCGATCGGTACGCTCTCCACGGCCGAGCGTACAAAACTACCTGTGGAGTGCGACACGGGTTCAATGGCATGCACTTCTGGTGCCTCGATGCGTATATGCGCCAATGTTTGACTACTCAGATAGCAGAGTAACTGTGGAGATTAAAGTAAAAAGTAGAAAAGTATGTTAATTTAGAAAATGCAGACTTAATTGCTGAAAGCAGTGCAATTATCTTAATAGAACTGGTGGGTTAATGTATGCCAGAGTAAAAGTAGTCTACAGTGAATgctcggatatcctcacacactttgacttcatagcGGATCACTTAGATTAttgagtcgccaaaccgaactctggcggctccttctttGCCCATATACTGACAAGGGAGCGGAGGGTGTTAAGAAAGCGTTGGTGaagaggggcagtgagcttctttacggatgggtcacaGCTTTGGgcgaaggttggtggagggttTTACTgccaggagctctctatcaactccagctttagacccctgactattgcagtgtcttccaagccgaggttgcatTCATTGGAGTAGCAGTAGATCAGCTATTCCGGAGTGCAGTCTATTTTAGAGAAGTGAGCATGCACTCAGATaacagagcggcgatactagccttgaactcatttacatTGCGTTCAGGGTTGGCCAAACTctctatcaatagcatcgagtgtctttgtgataagactgaaTATGATGTGGAaataactcaacacttccttcttgacggTCTCGTGTTTGGGAGGTAAGACAAGAAAAGGCATACCTTCGAATCCGAATCGGGAGTAAAATGAAACCCAGTGCAAATTTGTATCCTCTATGTCTTTGCTAACTTATAAGTTCGAATACAGGAGTTCACCTATACTATGgattcacaaaggactacatatagcagtccaggagatctagtgatcttttTGCCCTCAGTAAAGCTAATCCAGTCTACAGTGACTAAGTATTTCAATGGCTACTTAGCACCTCATGGAAAATAGTGAAGTCTCCCTCTAAGTTTTGTTGTGGTGGGATCACCGGTGTGTGGAACTGATGAATATCCTCATGAAATTATCCTTTTATAAATTTGGAATTGCAtggtacatattttaaaacttagttGAAGTCTAAGCCTACAGTAACCTCAAATAAGTGGAACCTCCGACTAAATCTGTAGCTTAACATTCttctgcataaattttattgttcttCTTTATCTGCAATTTTTTCTGCTCATGCTCTCAAATTGCGATTAAAAATCTTTACAAATGATGGCACAACAAACACCAACTGACTGATATTCAGCGATTTCGAGCGAAAACAAAGTTAAATTTCGACCACACTATTAATCATTGGAACTTACCAGCAGGCAAGCCGCTGCACCACCGCTCACAACGCCCATTTTGGTGTGCTTTGTAGCAGCAGCTTTCTTTTATCACTTGTGTTCGACGCGGGGATCTGTGCCGCCGTCCTCGATGGACTTTTGTTATATGCTTTTCTTGGTTGCTGTTACTCGCCTGTGTTTTTTGACTTGTCgctcttgtttttgtttacaaatggcTACCGTTTGTATGAGTAATTAATTCCGCGCTATACTGTCTGCAAAGATAAGTAAGAAGATGCACATAAAGAATTGTTATTAAGAATCACACACAAATGTTAGTAATTTGTCTGTCAAGTCTGCACAATGCCATTGGTGAAGACGAGTCGTTTGTCACAGTCACAACACGTACACTTCTCTGCTTaagctgctgcttcttcttgatatttttattgaatggccatataaaatttatatacatacatatatatatatatacatatatatgtgctaTAATAAATTTCCAGCGAGTTTGTGAGCAATTTCGTTTCTTCAGAAGCCACTCTCACTGTCGACGCATGCGAAAGGCGTCGAAGTTGCGCGTTTGATCGTCGATAAACAaatgaaagttgtaaaaaa
Coding sequences within it:
- the LOC126752241 gene encoding probable chitinase 10, with translation MGVVSGGAAACLLLLCYLSSQTLAHIRIEAPEVHAIEPVSHSTGSFVRSAVESVPIEDQAIQALSRFSMRPSFGDVFLPLRSAVESVPSVNLRKLSELSDSFGVRSFIRDSVESLPIEEEEDENEDSELVLNADLVRSTTATETKPQKLQDTIFVDVNGNTEVFDAPDPWMVSDKYAAFVAPALDDKYLPQPYRAGSPYQQLLKDVEVEHFDQQDDVELLREQFGYGALTHSQNGDIGEYYGAPTHLKSAPPARKNYNSSPKVLCHITNWAFYRKADGKFVPENLDSSLCTAIIYSFAALDPDHLTIKEFDPWVDVENQYYNRAVQSGVPVLIALGGWTDSAGDKYSRLAGDEIKRKVFASNLVGFLKRNGFAGLHLDWNYPKCWQSDCSKGPASDKPNLTKLIREIRNEFDRVDKKLQLGVALSGYKEIITEAYELAELSKLVDFMTVMTYDYHGAWEGRTGHVSPLYGRQGDRYPQYNTDYAMQLLIKSGAKREKLIMGIPFYGQSFTLDRASSTLVGEGIASSAPGEPGEFTKQPGMLAYYEICHRIRKDKWLEGRDGERKSGPFAMLRNQWVGYEDPASVEAKARYAANNDFGGVAAWTVDLDDFQNRCCSEAFPLLKAINRALGLLNTEPPHRGNCDRPVAPVTPIPPVMTTVSSDGSVSSTTSQQHDHTSPTAPTTWWPTSSSTSTTPWWTPTTTSTTPRPTTTRRTTTTTTTTTTRRPTTTRRPNRPEHTTIPSPAVVRPVVQASNCQPGKFYADRSNCNAYYQCIAVGELHQQFCPGGLHWNDQSKNCDWPEAAQCSVKNKPVATSNSVTTRPTKSPGTTNRPPTRRTTIKPASTSVSKKTTRHPTTISPTTDAPATSSKPSKKPTAKPSRKPSRKPTRKPQRPAKPQRPSAKCNEGEYYTHKKCDQYYICVNGALVPNSCGGDLHWDGIKQICDWPENVQCVTTRQYLRRVKSQALRSGNLLALRNSNPNDPCDGEERVAYPGDCSKFLFCLWNRLQGGDCGPGLHFNEALSTCDWPLSAKCTQDESGYGVSEVGSSEHGENEIAQGSPAVVKPKPTKRPAPTTTTTTTRAPRPTYPTDKPELAPLDGYYKVVCYFTNWAWYRKGAGRYTPDDINTDLCTHIVYGFAVLDYSNLVLRTHDSWADIDNNFYTRVSGLRSKGVKVSLALGGWNDSQGDKYSRLVRNPAARARFVKHAVEFLEKYGFEGLDLDWEYPVCWQTDCSKGVPDEKEAFTALVRELSEEFKPRGLLLSTAVSPSKKIIDAGYDVPQLSTYFDWIAVMTYDFHGQWDKKTGHVAPLFYHPEDDIDYFNANFSLNYWIEKGAPSRKIVMGMPLYGQSFTLENANFNGLNAKAPGPGKAGEFTRAAGFLAYYEICDRIKNDGWEVIQDEQGRMGPYARKGTQWVSFDDPAMIRKKSQLVRALDLGGGMVWALDLDDFRNRCGDGVHPLLTQIHDVLKDPPKDYEELPGLSANEPITPTVEAESGEDVNSIESSIIPEDIETGLAVENVIDPNGDVEEVESIEETGTGIATETGEGTNTGTGIENEASPSEFKVVCYFTNWAWYRQNGGKFLPEDIDPDLCTHIVYGFAVLNRETLTIQPHDSWADLDNKFYERVVAFRKKGVKVTVAIGGWNDSAGDKYARLVRNAAARARFINHVVEFIQKYNFDGLDLDWEYPVCWQVDCKKGTPDEKDAFTALVRELSQAFKPKGLLLSSAVSPNKKVIDAGYDVATLSHYFDWIAVMTYDFHGQWDKKTGHVAPMYDHPAGTETFNANFSINYWLQNGADRQKIIMGMPMYGQSFSLAQAADHDLNAPTYGGGEAGEATRARGFLAYYEICSYVRQRGWNVVRDPRGRMGPYAFQRDQWVSFDDISMIRHKSEYVRAMGLGGAMIWALDLDDFKNVCDCESYPLLKTINRVLRNYPGVAPKCVLEQKQHAMIASDSGPSQAYTAKPKPGAQKPHPTYASEYFDSSPQIQNSPLEDFGTEVEKPCNGRSFVAHENDCNKYYICQFDKLIVQSCPAGLYWNQFYCDWPQNTKCSMRQEATTKRPVPQRPKPTSITTTRPQPSKATSRPKPTTAPTSPRPTKPTKKPSQTPSKKPTSRPKPPTLPPITGSGDYKVVCYFTNWAWYRPGEGKYVPEDIDENLCTHIVYGFAVLDSNSLTIRTHDSWADIDNHFYERVVAYKKKGIRVTIAIGGWNDSLGSKYARLVLDPEARARFIQSVLAFVDKYGFEGLDLDWEYPVCWQVDCKKGSPAEKEGFVALVRELSEAFKPRGLLLSAAVSPSKVVIDAGYDVPQLARYFDWIAVMTYDFHGNWDKQTGHVAPLYYLEGDTNEYFNGNFSIHYWLQNGTPREKLVMGMPLYGQSFTLTEVRQHGLNAKSTGPGQAGAFTRSAGFLAYYEICEKVNAGGWSVQHDAQGRIGPYAYNGNQWVSYDDVSEIRRKAQFVKSLGLGGGMVWALDLDDFGGRCGCGKYPLLRTLTQELRGIPGQRAQDCT